The DNA segment ATTGAGCAAGTCCTAAGGCCCTTCTGAAAACCATTTTTTATGTAATCTTTCAAAGAGGTGTCTCTGTACAATGGTGGAGTCTCTTCAGATAAGAGCTGCTTGATTGGACCATAAACTTTTGGTGTGGCCTCTCCTGGTTCAACCCTTGGTCTAAACAATGACGCAACTGAAATTCTTGGACCTATAGTATTTGCTAAAACTCTATGCTGAACACTGATGAACTTGTCATTGGTCACaagctgaaaaaaaaaaaagaaaaagtaaagggGCAAAACTAATAATCACAATCTAGTTCTCATTCATCCATAGACATCATTCTGCACGTTCAAGCAAAAGAGTGAAAAGACTAAGTCTCATCATCATTTGGAGTTTTATTCTTCACTATTTatgtaagatttttttttttttgaccaAAGATAGGGAGACTCGAACCTGCAACCTCTTAGATGAGTACGAGAAAACTATACCATTTGAACTATAACTCATTGGCATTTATGTAAGACTTGTTGACTATCATTCTGGCTctcaaaatattaattcagCGATAAAATGATCCTTTGAAAATTGATAATCATGATGCAATACCTAAAAGATTGATTTTGCATGACAAATCCATCCAAGCTAAGAATCAGTTTGtctgtgtatttatatttcaaggaCAACAATAGCAACTTACTCGagaaatttaagaaaatattacACTATTGAATAACTTCATATTCGTGCACtgtaaaagaaaaagcaattgaGAGATTACAAATTTATATGTtataaatcatttttaaaacAAGTTTATGTCAATCCAAAAtcatttattatactttttatatatacttgaaaatcaatgaaatatatttcttcaaaatatatataaacaaatgaTTCTTCAATTATAATAGTTAAATCGATAAATATACATCTTATAAAAAGTTATGGGCGACGTAACTTCGGTTAAATTTATATTGGTGTTATTTTACCGTAACTCAAAAAGTAGTATCAACCAAAGAATGCAATGCtaaattacaagaaaaagaatgacACATAAGACTATAAAACCTTGGAAGAAAAATGCCTTNNNNNNNNNNNNNNNNNNNNNNNNNNNNNNNNNNNNNNNNNNNNNNNNNNNNNNNTTATGGATGAAGAAGTTACCTGTAGGAGATCTCCAATGTTGACTACAAGAGCACCATGGAGCGGCGGCACATCGATCCATTGGTCGTGATGAAGAACTTGGAGGCCGCCAATCTGATCCTGTAAAAGAATTGTCATGAAGTCGCGATCGGTGTGCTTGCAACTGCCTATGGTTAACTCAGGCTGAGGGCATGCAGGGTAGCAGTGACATATAAGGAGAAGCCCTTCAGCACAACCAATATCTTTGAGATGAGACTTGTTAAGGCCAAGAGCCTCTGATAGTAACTCGAACAAAGTTAAACCAAGTTTCATTACTTTCTCTGAATATTCCATCACTATATCTCTGCATCCATGAGCAAAATTGTAGGGAATTTAAGTCTTAATTGATCATATGGTAAGAGAATTTTATTTGTTCTCTCATTGTCACTGACTCACTGTCACCGTCACTTTTGTTGTTACATACTTGAATTCATGTatcttgataaaaaaaagaatgtaATAAGATAAGTTTGGCATTAACTGTGTGTTTAATTAGTCATCTATTCCTATTGAAATTAAGTTCAAGTGTATGTTTAGATACCATTAAGTTAtatagaaaaagtaaaattttattatatttggcaaaaaatttttaaataaagctaaaaatgctagaaaaataaaaaatattttaaaagatattttaacataataaataaataaaaaataaatttatattattttatctaaatatatataaatttaaaaaatataattttatatgagatatccaaattttaaattattttaacattttcaaaagatttcttAAACGAAATCATTTAAAggtaattaaacaaataaaagctcAGGCAGAGATaatgttaaaacttaaaagtagtAGTGATATCCGTATCACAATTTACAAAGAAACTGATATAGTGAATAATGGGCACTAGAGCTTAACAATGTGAATTAAAGTGAATATTCTAGCGAAAATATAGAATATTTTTCCCTATTCCTTAACTTAAGATCAGCCATCTCATCCAAATAAAAGCTCTAAT comes from the Arachis duranensis cultivar V14167 chromosome 7, aradu.V14167.gnm2.J7QH, whole genome shotgun sequence genome and includes:
- the LOC107459737 gene encoding 1-aminocyclopropane-1-carboxylate oxidase homolog 1 encodes the protein MVVTSKEESQEAAATSFDRISELKAFDDSKTGVQGLIENGVTKVPPIFHCKEHESNSSSKPNSKFSIPIIDLNNGTIGDDVAGKVKDACENWGFFQIINHDIPVHVLDDMINGTRMFHEQDPEVRKRYYTRDLSGKVFYVSNFTLFQDPAADWRDTLGISMAPNPPKAEELPHVCRDIVMEYSEKVMKLGLTLFELLSEALGLNKSHLKDIGCAEGLLLICHCYPACPQPELTIGSCKHTDRDFMTILLQDQIGGLQVLHHDQWIDVPPLHGALVVNIGDLLQLVTNDKFISVQHRVLANTIGPRISVASLFRPRVEPGEATPKVYGPIKQLLSEETPPLYRDTSLKDYIKNGFQKGLRTCSISHLKL